The Pantoea sp. At-9b genome includes a window with the following:
- a CDS encoding L-serine ammonia-lyase, giving the protein MISVFDMFKVGIGPSSSHTVGPMKAGKQFVDLLAEQGKLQDVTRVAVDVYGSLSLTGKGHHTDIAIIMGLAGAAPDTVDIDSIPAFIQDVEQRERLLLANGAHEVDFPREGGMVFRSENLSLHENGLTLFAFAGDLLILSKTYYSIGGGFIVDEEHFGQSVLDQVSVPFPFHSAKELLSHCRESGLSLSGLVLKNELALHSRDEIYSYFANVWQTMQACIDRGLNTEGVLPGPLRVPRRAASLRRLLVSSTKHSNDPMNVIDWVNMFALAVNEENAAGGRVVTAPTNGACGIVPAVLAYYDHFIESVTPDIYIRYFLASGAIGILYKMNASISGAEVGCQGEVGVACSMAAAGLAELLGASPEQVCVAAEIGMEHNLGLTCDPVAGQVQVPCIERNAIASVKAINAARMALRRTSEPRVSLDKVIETMYETGKDMNAKYRETSRGGLAIKVQCD; this is encoded by the coding sequence GTGATTAGTGTTTTTGACATGTTTAAAGTGGGGATCGGCCCTTCCAGTTCACATACCGTCGGCCCGATGAAAGCGGGCAAACAGTTTGTCGATCTGCTGGCTGAACAGGGTAAGTTACAGGACGTCACGCGGGTTGCGGTGGACGTTTACGGCTCCCTGTCGCTCACCGGTAAAGGTCACCACACCGACATCGCCATCATCATGGGTCTGGCCGGCGCGGCACCGGATACCGTGGATATCGACAGCATCCCCGCCTTTATCCAGGATGTAGAACAACGCGAACGCCTGCTGCTGGCGAACGGTGCCCACGAAGTCGATTTCCCGCGTGAGGGCGGCATGGTGTTTCGCAGCGAAAATCTGTCGTTGCATGAAAATGGCCTGACCCTGTTTGCCTTCGCCGGTGATCTGCTGATCCTGAGCAAAACCTATTACTCCATCGGCGGCGGTTTTATCGTTGATGAAGAACATTTTGGGCAATCGGTACTGGATCAGGTTTCTGTGCCGTTCCCGTTCCATTCGGCCAAAGAGTTGCTTTCTCACTGTCGGGAGAGTGGCCTGTCGCTGTCTGGCCTGGTGTTGAAGAACGAGCTGGCGCTGCACAGCCGCGACGAAATCTATAGCTACTTCGCCAACGTCTGGCAGACCATGCAGGCGTGCATTGATCGCGGCCTGAATACTGAGGGCGTGTTGCCAGGCCCACTGCGTGTGCCACGTCGTGCGGCTTCCCTGCGCCGTTTACTGGTCTCCTCCACCAAACACTCCAATGATCCGATGAACGTGATTGACTGGGTCAATATGTTTGCGTTGGCGGTGAATGAGGAAAATGCCGCCGGTGGCCGCGTGGTCACCGCCCCGACCAACGGTGCGTGCGGCATCGTGCCTGCGGTGCTGGCGTATTACGATCATTTTATTGAAAGCGTCACGCCGGACATTTACATCCGCTATTTCCTTGCCTCCGGGGCCATTGGCATTCTGTATAAAATGAATGCCTCCATTTCCGGTGCGGAAGTCGGCTGTCAGGGGGAAGTGGGTGTCGCCTGCTCAATGGCTGCGGCGGGGTTGGCTGAATTGTTGGGGGCCAGCCCGGAACAAGTGTGCGTAGCTGCCGAAATCGGTATGGAGCACAATCTGGGTCTGACCTGCGATCCGGTCGCTGGACAGGTACAGGTTCCCTGTATTGAACGCAATGCCATTGCCTCGGTAAAAGCCATCAATGCTGCACGTATGGCGCTGCGCCGCACCAGTGAGCCGCGTGTCTCGCTGGATAAGGTGATCGAGACCATGTATGAAACCGGCAAAGATATGAATGCGAAATACCGTGAGACGTCACGCGGTGGTCTGGCCATTAAGGTACAGTGCGACTAA
- a CDS encoding EAL domain-containing protein encodes MLIAQQFVGQFRRKRLLIALVIAALVLILTLTFRYIEEKSRIEQQSLDFASRAIERFDRMFSPLDVSANNTLGLVGVPCPQVRFPLIEKIAALQTVRSILLVENDTLYCSSIYGPQNISFSQTYPQLAINNERMMLTTDDYLLKGSPVLLLWTPKSLDNREGLLQVINIELMTNYLLEPQLPWVERAIFNVGGQSLEYGNPLIEPTLPSEDEVAYDQASLRYPYTITLYGPSPARLALSTMPSQLPLAVLLSLLMGYIVWLATANRMSLSWQISYGITANEFMVYCQPLINAKSGECDGIELLLRWHNPRQGWIAPDVFIPLAERQNLIAPLTRFVIAKVVDELPNLPHCPSFHIAINVAASHFHDRAIVEDLQRIWWPANPLPKLVVELTERDALPVIDQAVVAQLHEIGVRLAIDDFGTGHSSLAYLKDLKPDVLKIDKIFTAAIGTDAINATVTDMVISLAQRLNIALVAEGVETAEQAHYLRERGVDHLQGYFYARPMPIEDFPAWLEQHQAQLSA; translated from the coding sequence ATGCTCATAGCCCAGCAATTTGTTGGTCAATTTCGCCGTAAGCGATTGCTTATTGCGTTAGTGATCGCCGCGCTGGTTTTAATTTTAACGCTGACTTTTCGTTATATAGAAGAGAAGTCACGTATTGAGCAGCAGTCTCTGGATTTTGCCTCTCGCGCCATCGAACGTTTTGACCGTATGTTTTCTCCGCTGGATGTCTCCGCCAATAACACCCTTGGCCTGGTCGGTGTGCCTTGCCCGCAAGTCCGTTTTCCACTGATTGAAAAAATTGCCGCCCTGCAAACCGTGCGCTCGATTTTGCTGGTGGAGAATGACACGCTCTATTGCTCCAGTATTTACGGGCCGCAAAATATTTCCTTCAGCCAGACCTATCCCCAGCTGGCGATTAATAATGAGCGCATGATGCTCACCACCGACGATTATCTGTTAAAAGGTTCCCCGGTATTGCTGCTGTGGACGCCCAAGTCGCTGGATAATCGGGAAGGGTTATTGCAGGTGATTAATATTGAGTTAATGACCAATTACCTGCTTGAGCCGCAATTGCCCTGGGTTGAACGTGCCATATTCAACGTGGGCGGACAAAGCCTGGAATATGGCAATCCGCTGATTGAACCCACGCTACCGTCAGAAGATGAAGTCGCTTACGATCAGGCATCGCTACGCTACCCCTACACCATCACGCTGTACGGCCCCTCACCGGCGCGTCTGGCGTTGAGCACCATGCCGTCGCAATTGCCGCTGGCGGTGCTGCTCAGTTTATTGATGGGTTATATCGTCTGGCTGGCGACCGCTAACCGCATGAGTCTCAGCTGGCAAATCAGTTATGGCATCACCGCCAATGAGTTTATGGTTTATTGCCAGCCACTGATTAACGCCAAAAGCGGTGAATGTGATGGTATCGAGCTGTTGCTGCGCTGGCACAACCCGCGCCAGGGCTGGATCGCGCCGGATGTGTTTATTCCGCTGGCCGAGCGACAGAACCTGATTGCGCCCCTGACACGCTTCGTCATTGCCAAAGTCGTGGATGAATTGCCGAATCTGCCCCACTGCCCCTCTTTCCATATCGCCATCAACGTCGCCGCCAGCCACTTTCACGATCGGGCGATTGTTGAAGATCTGCAACGTATCTGGTGGCCAGCCAACCCGTTACCCAAGCTGGTCGTGGAGTTAACCGAACGCGATGCGCTCCCGGTGATTGATCAAGCGGTGGTGGCGCAACTGCATGAAATTGGTGTGCGGCTGGCCATTGATGATTTTGGCACCGGGCACAGTTCCCTTGCTTATCTGAAAGATCTCAAACCGGATGTTCTGAAGATCGACAAGATTTTTACCGCCGCGATTGGCACCGATGCCATTAACGCTACCGTGACAGATATGGTGATTTCGCTGGCACAACGTCTGAATATCGCGCTGGTGGCGGAGGGTGTGGAGACGGCTGAACAGGCACATTATCTGCGCGAGCGCGGTGTTGACCATTTGCAGGGCTATTTCTATGCACGTCCGATGCCCATTGAGGATTTCCCTGCCTGGCTGGAGCAACATCAGGCACAACTGAGTGCGTAG
- a CDS encoding TerC family protein, whose protein sequence is MEFLFDPSIWAGLLTLIVLEIVLGIDNLVFIAILADKLPPKQRDKARLIGLSLALVMRLGLLSLISWMVTLTRPLFSVGDFSFSGRDLILLVGGLFLLFKATMELHERLENRNLEHQGNRSYASFWAVVTQIVVLDAVFSLDAVITAVGMVNHLPVMMTAVVIAMGVMLLASKPLTRFVNAHPTVVVLCLSFLLMIGLSLVAEGFGFHIPKGYLYAAIGFSILIELFNQIARRNFIRHQAHRPMRERTAEAILRLMGGRQRKQAATSEEQALVEAMPQEAFKDEERYMINGVLTLAQRSIRSIMTPRGEISWVDVERPLDEIRIQLLDTPHSLFPVCRGELDEIIGVVRAKELLVALEHGMDVATFAANTPAIVVPETLDPINLLGVLRRAKGSFVIVTNEFGVVQGLITPLDVLEAIAGEFPDEDETPDIIADGEGWLVKGGTDLHSLQQLLDYHELVKAEDDHASLAGLLIDQKGQLPLPGEVIDLPPLHFQIIEATDYRIDLVRVTKDKPHEDEEI, encoded by the coding sequence ATGGAATTTCTCTTCGACCCTTCCATCTGGGCGGGTTTGCTGACGCTGATCGTGCTGGAAATTGTCCTCGGCATCGATAACCTGGTTTTTATCGCGATCCTCGCTGACAAACTGCCGCCTAAACAGCGTGATAAAGCACGCCTGATCGGCCTGTCGCTGGCGCTGGTGATGCGACTGGGCCTGCTGTCACTCATCTCGTGGATGGTGACATTAACGCGACCCCTATTCAGCGTAGGCGATTTCAGCTTTTCCGGGCGCGATTTAATCCTGCTGGTGGGTGGTTTGTTCCTGTTGTTCAAGGCAACGATGGAGCTGCATGAACGTTTAGAGAACCGCAATCTGGAGCACCAGGGCAACCGCAGCTATGCCAGTTTCTGGGCGGTAGTGACGCAGATTGTGGTGCTGGATGCAGTGTTTTCACTGGATGCGGTGATTACCGCCGTGGGGATGGTGAACCATCTGCCGGTGATGATGACGGCAGTAGTGATCGCCATGGGCGTGATGTTGCTGGCCTCAAAACCGTTGACCCGTTTTGTTAACGCGCATCCGACCGTGGTGGTGTTGTGTCTCAGCTTCCTGCTGATGATCGGTTTGTCGCTGGTGGCAGAAGGTTTTGGTTTCCATATTCCGAAAGGCTACCTGTATGCGGCAATTGGCTTCTCGATCCTGATCGAATTGTTTAACCAGATCGCCCGCCGTAACTTTATTCGCCATCAGGCTCATCGCCCCATGCGTGAGCGCACCGCCGAAGCGATTCTGCGTCTGATGGGCGGTCGTCAGCGTAAGCAGGCGGCGACGTCTGAAGAGCAGGCGCTGGTGGAAGCGATGCCGCAGGAAGCCTTTAAAGATGAAGAACGTTATATGATCAACGGCGTGCTGACGCTGGCACAACGTTCCATTCGCAGCATTATGACGCCTCGCGGTGAAATCTCCTGGGTGGATGTGGAGCGTCCGTTGGATGAGATTCGCATCCAGCTACTGGACACGCCGCACAGCCTGTTCCCGGTATGCCGGGGCGAGCTGGACGAGATTATCGGCGTGGTGCGTGCGAAGGAGCTGTTGGTAGCGTTGGAACACGGCATGGATGTCGCCACCTTTGCGGCGAACACCCCGGCGATTGTGGTGCCGGAAACGCTGGACCCGATCAACTTGTTGGGCGTGCTGCGGCGCGCGAAGGGGAGCTTTGTTATCGTCACCAACGAGTTTGGTGTGGTGCAGGGCTTGATCACCCCACTGGACGTGCTGGAAGCGATTGCGGGTGAGTTCCCTGACGAAGACGAAACGCCAGATATTATTGCCGACGGTGAGGGCTGGCTGGTGAAGGGCGGCACCGATCTGCATTCATTGCAACAGCTGCTGGACTATCACGAACTGGTGAAAGCCGAAGATGATCACGCCTCGCTGGCCGGTCTGCTAATTGACCAGAAAGGGCAGTTGCCGCTGCCGGGTGAGGTGATTGATCTGCCACCGCTGCATTTCCAGATTATCGAGGCGACAGATTACCGCATTGATCTGGTGCGTGTGACGAAAGACAAGCCGCACGAGGATGAAGAAATATAA
- the manX gene encoding PTS mannose transporter subunit IIAB codes for MTIAIVIGTHGWAAEQLLKTAEMLLGEQENVGWIDFVPGENAETLIEKYQARLATMDTSKGVLFLVDTWGGSPFNAASRIVVDKPDHDVIAGVNIPMLVETLMGRDDNPSLEELIHIAVEAGREGVKALKTETAEPAPAVPVAKAAPQPQKPLAPGEHMKIGLARIDDRLIHGQVATRWTKETNVTRIIVVSDEVANDHVRKTLLTQVAPPGVTAHVVDVDKMIRVWNNPKYGRDRVMLLFTNPTDVERIVEQGVDIKSVNIGGMAFRQGKTQVNNAVSVDEKDIAAFRKLNDRGIELEVRKVSNDPKLKMMDLIAKVNA; via the coding sequence GTGACCATTGCTATTGTAATTGGTACACATGGCTGGGCGGCAGAACAGCTGCTGAAAACAGCAGAAATGCTGTTGGGTGAGCAGGAAAATGTCGGATGGATTGATTTCGTTCCCGGCGAAAATGCAGAAACGCTAATTGAAAAGTATCAGGCGCGACTGGCGACAATGGACACCTCTAAAGGTGTACTGTTCCTGGTCGACACCTGGGGTGGCAGTCCCTTCAACGCGGCAAGCCGCATCGTGGTAGATAAACCGGACCATGATGTCATTGCTGGGGTCAACATTCCGATGTTAGTCGAGACCCTGATGGGACGTGATGATAATCCCTCACTGGAGGAGTTAATTCACATCGCGGTCGAAGCGGGTCGCGAAGGCGTTAAAGCGCTGAAAACTGAAACGGCTGAGCCTGCACCTGCCGTCCCCGTTGCCAAAGCGGCCCCTCAGCCGCAGAAGCCGCTGGCCCCTGGCGAGCATATGAAGATTGGTCTGGCCCGTATTGATGACCGTCTGATTCATGGTCAGGTCGCCACCCGCTGGACCAAAGAAACCAACGTCACACGCATTATTGTTGTCAGTGATGAAGTCGCCAACGACCACGTCCGTAAAACGTTACTCACCCAGGTGGCACCACCCGGTGTGACGGCGCACGTGGTAGATGTCGATAAAATGATTCGCGTCTGGAATAACCCGAAATATGGTCGCGACCGCGTCATGCTGCTGTTCACCAATCCGACCGATGTCGAGCGGATTGTGGAACAAGGTGTGGACATCAAATCCGTCAATATTGGCGGCATGGCGTTCCGCCAGGGCAAAACTCAGGTTAACAACGCCGTATCCGTCGATGAGAAGGATATTGCCGCGTTCCGCAAACTCAATGACCGTGGTATCGAGCTGGAAGTGCGCAAAGTTTCTAACGACCCGAAACTGAAAATGATGGACCTGATTGCGAAGGTAAATGCGTAA
- a CDS encoding PTS mannose/fructose/sorbose transporter subunit IIC, with protein MEITSLQIILIFIVACIAGMGSILDEFQFHRPLVACTLIGAVLGDMKTGIIIGGTLEMIALGWMNIGAAVAPDAALASIISTILVIAGGQSVGAGIALAIPLAAAGQVLTIIVRTITVAFQHAADKAAEKGNLSAISWIHVSALLLQAMRIAIPALIVAISVGTSAVHTLLSSIPEVVTNGLNIAGGMIVVVGYAMVINMMRAGYLMPFFYLGFVTAAFTNFNLVALGVIGVVMAVLYIQLAPKYNRVAGAAAAGPAQNDLDNELD; from the coding sequence ATGGAGATAACCTCGCTACAAATCATTTTGATATTTATTGTGGCTTGTATCGCTGGGATGGGATCGATTCTTGATGAGTTCCAGTTCCACCGTCCGTTGGTGGCTTGTACCCTGATCGGTGCCGTGCTGGGTGATATGAAGACCGGTATCATCATCGGCGGTACGCTGGAGATGATCGCCCTGGGTTGGATGAACATCGGTGCAGCAGTGGCACCGGATGCCGCCCTCGCCTCTATCATCTCGACCATTCTGGTTATTGCCGGTGGTCAAAGCGTCGGTGCCGGTATCGCGTTAGCCATCCCGTTGGCAGCGGCCGGTCAGGTATTGACCATTATCGTTCGTACTATCACCGTGGCCTTCCAGCATGCTGCCGATAAAGCAGCAGAGAAAGGCAACCTGTCCGCCATTTCGTGGATACACGTCTCTGCCCTGCTGTTGCAGGCAATGCGTATCGCCATTCCGGCATTGATCGTTGCCATCTCCGTCGGCACCAGCGCGGTTCATACCCTGCTGAGTTCCATCCCGGAAGTGGTCACCAATGGCCTGAATATCGCGGGCGGCATGATCGTCGTCGTCGGTTATGCGATGGTCATCAACATGATGCGCGCGGGCTACCTGATGCCGTTCTTCTACCTCGGCTTCGTCACTGCCGCATTCACCAACTTCAACCTGGTGGCACTGGGCGTGATTGGCGTGGTAATGGCCGTGCTGTATATCCAGTTGGCTCCGAAATATAACCGTGTTGCGGGCGCTGCGGCTGCCGGTCCTGCGCAAAACGACCTCGACAACGAACTCGATTAA
- a CDS encoding PTS mannose transporter subunit IID, protein MVDTTQSQKKLTPGDVRGVFLRSNLFQGSWNFERMQALGFCFSMVPVIRRLYPENNDDRKQAIKRHLEFFNTHPFVAAPVLGVTMAMEEQRANGAAIDDGAINGIKVGLMGPLAGVGDPIFWGTVRPVFAALGAGIAMSGSLLGPLLFFLLFNIARLLTRYYGVAYGYRKGVDIVSDMGGGFLQKLTEGASILGLFVMGALVNKWTHVNVPLVVSRITDQTGKTTVTTVQSILDQLMPGLIPLLLTFGCMWLLRRKVNALWIIVGFFAIGIFGYWIGLLGL, encoded by the coding sequence ATGGTTGATACTACTCAGTCTCAAAAGAAACTCACTCCGGGCGATGTCCGTGGCGTGTTCCTGCGCTCCAACCTGTTCCAGGGTTCGTGGAACTTTGAACGTATGCAGGCGCTGGGCTTCTGCTTCTCGATGGTGCCGGTCATTCGCCGTCTCTATCCGGAAAACAACGATGACCGCAAACAGGCCATCAAACGCCATCTGGAGTTCTTCAACACCCATCCGTTCGTCGCCGCGCCGGTCCTCGGCGTGACAATGGCGATGGAAGAGCAGCGTGCTAATGGCGCCGCGATTGACGATGGTGCCATCAACGGTATCAAAGTCGGTCTGATGGGACCCCTGGCGGGGGTCGGTGACCCGATTTTCTGGGGTACGGTCCGTCCGGTGTTCGCTGCCCTCGGCGCAGGGATCGCCATGAGCGGCAGTCTGCTTGGCCCACTGCTGTTTTTCCTCTTGTTCAACATTGCGCGCTTGCTGACTCGCTACTACGGCGTGGCCTATGGCTACCGCAAAGGGGTAGATATCGTTAGCGATATGGGCGGTGGCTTCCTGCAAAAACTGACCGAGGGGGCGTCAATTCTCGGCCTGTTTGTCATGGGGGCGTTGGTTAACAAGTGGACGCATGTAAATGTGCCATTGGTGGTGTCGCGCATCACTGACCAGACGGGAAAAACGACGGTAACGACCGTTCAGTCGATTCTCGACCAATTGATGCCAGGGCTGATTCCGCTGCTGTTAACCTTTGGTTGTATGTGGCTGTTGCGTCGTAAGGTCAACGCATTGTGGATTATCGTTGGCTTCTTTGCGATTGGTATTTTCGGTTACTGGATCGGCTTACTCGGTCTGTAA
- a CDS encoding DUF986 family protein, whose product MSLTDALIALLIAGLLLFAIYDEAILPRRNGPTKLRVALRRRHKIDSAIFIVLLLILLWNNVSHQGPQLTTTLLMVLCFMAFWLFWLRSPKLLMKNDGLFFAGVWIDYQRIQSMNLSEDGILVMQLEQRRLLIAVKQLDDLEKIYHTLVDAR is encoded by the coding sequence ATGTCACTGACTGACGCCCTGATTGCACTGCTTATCGCTGGCCTGTTGCTGTTTGCTATCTACGATGAGGCGATTCTGCCCCGGCGTAACGGCCCCACCAAATTGCGCGTCGCGCTGCGCCGCCGCCATAAAATCGACAGCGCCATCTTTATCGTGTTGTTGTTAATTTTATTGTGGAACAACGTCAGCCATCAGGGGCCGCAGCTCACCACCACCTTACTGATGGTGCTGTGCTTCATGGCATTCTGGCTGTTCTGGCTACGTAGCCCGAAATTGTTGATGAAGAATGACGGCTTGTTTTTCGCCGGTGTCTGGATTGATTATCAGCGCATTCAAAGCATGAACCTGTCCGAAGACGGCATCCTCGTGATGCAACTTGAGCAACGCCGCCTGCTGATTGCGGTGAAACAACTCGACGATTTAGAAAAGATCTACCACACGCTGGTGGATGCGCGTTAA
- the rlmA gene encoding 23S rRNA (guanine(745)-N(1))-methyltransferase, with amino-acid sequence MSLICPLCHQPLLLQSASYRCDAGHQYDLAKEGYVNLLPVQHKSSRQPGDSPEMLLARREFLDAGYYQPLRDRVSAWLSQRLPATATQLLDIGCGEGYYTAAMAAAVPQAQVYGLDVAKAAIRMAAKRYRAVKFCVASSQRLPFADASLDGIVRIYAPCNEEELSRVVKSGGYLLTVTPGAHHLEQFKALIYREVQLHMAEEKAYAGFHQVAQENLRYGMTLSGSAATTLLQMTPFAWRAREDVWQSLAAATAFACEADFTLTLWQRD; translated from the coding sequence ATGTCTTTGATTTGCCCACTTTGTCATCAGCCACTTCTGCTGCAAAGCGCCAGCTACCGCTGCGATGCCGGTCATCAGTATGATTTGGCGAAAGAAGGGTATGTCAATCTGCTCCCGGTCCAACACAAAAGCTCCCGCCAACCCGGTGACAGCCCGGAAATGCTGCTGGCGCGCCGCGAATTTCTCGATGCCGGTTACTATCAACCGCTGCGCGATCGCGTGTCAGCATGGCTGTCTCAGCGCTTACCCGCGACCGCCACGCAGTTGCTCGATATCGGTTGTGGTGAAGGGTATTACACGGCGGCAATGGCAGCGGCGGTGCCGCAGGCTCAGGTTTATGGTCTGGATGTGGCGAAAGCGGCGATTCGCATGGCGGCGAAACGTTACCGCGCAGTAAAATTTTGCGTCGCGTCGAGCCAACGGCTGCCGTTCGCCGACGCGTCTCTTGACGGCATCGTGCGTATCTATGCGCCCTGCAATGAAGAGGAACTGAGTCGGGTGGTGAAGTCTGGTGGCTATTTGCTGACGGTCACACCCGGTGCCCACCATCTGGAGCAGTTTAAGGCGCTTATCTATCGTGAAGTGCAGCTGCATATGGCGGAAGAGAAAGCCTATGCGGGCTTTCATCAGGTGGCGCAGGAAAACCTGCGTTATGGCATGACGCTCAGCGGTAGCGCGGCCACCACCTTATTACAGATGACGCCTTTTGCCTGGCGTGCGCGTGAGGACGTATGGCAAAGCCTGGCGGCGGCCACCGCCTTTGCATGTGAGGCCGACTTTACGCTGACGCTCTGGCAGCGCGATTAA
- the cspE gene encoding transcription antiterminator/RNA stability regulator CspE: MAKIKGQVKWFNESKGFGFITPADGSKDVFVHFSAIQGNGFKTLAEGQNVEFEIQDGQKGPAAVNVTAI; encoded by the coding sequence ATGGCAAAAATTAAAGGTCAGGTTAAGTGGTTCAACGAGTCTAAAGGTTTTGGTTTTATCACTCCTGCTGACGGTAGCAAAGATGTGTTCGTACACTTCTCTGCAATCCAGGGCAATGGTTTTAAAACTCTGGCCGAAGGCCAAAATGTTGAATTCGAAATCCAGGACGGCCAGAAAGGTCCGGCTGCAGTCAACGTCACTGCTATCTGA
- a CDS encoding DUF2627 domain-containing protein yields MYGIFSKEVTSKDVDVEYRFLAETLN; encoded by the coding sequence ATGTATGGCATCTTCAGTAAAGAAGTTACGAGTAAAGACGTTGACGTTGAATACCGCTTCCTTGCCGAAACCTTAAATTAG